From Gemmatimonadota bacterium, the proteins below share one genomic window:
- a CDS encoding AAA family ATPase, with amino-acid sequence MTKTPDMGDIQKDLKEFFSNKYGAQVQFAQPEKEGVPSDPPAEEAPLPEIRFDMKPEELEAYLNEYVIRQDEAKEILATKICTHFNRIRLQEEQEPVGNIKNNIILIGPTGVGKTYLIKLIASRIGVPFVKGDATRFSETGYVGGDVDELVRSLVHEADGNIRLAEYGIIYIDEIDKIASSGNTVGPDVSRTGVQRTLLKLMEETDVDLQAPHDLTSQMENALQFQKTGKVERKRINTRNILFIVSGAFANLEEIIKKRMSVQAMGFEQGDGAEKPEDGEWLPYVTAEDLIEYGFESEFIGRLPVTAVLHKLSVDDLFQILRNPNSPVIIAKKLDFKAYGIDVDFDEESLRLIAERAHRSGTGARGLIGAMERILIRFEKKLPSSTVKQLDVTAAVVEHPERELERILAEAPPEPVAELRVYFEEHDIALTLDEAASAALEKLAEQHGRTPEDMGTELFKDYVHGLKLIQAKELKITEEAIGNPAEYLDRLIKKFYENQPKTT; translated from the coding sequence ATGACCAAGACACCCGACATGGGTGATATTCAGAAGGACCTCAAAGAGTTCTTTTCGAACAAGTACGGCGCACAGGTTCAGTTCGCCCAGCCGGAGAAGGAAGGCGTCCCATCGGACCCGCCCGCGGAAGAAGCCCCGCTGCCGGAGATCCGGTTCGACATGAAACCGGAGGAACTGGAAGCCTACCTGAACGAGTACGTCATCCGCCAGGACGAGGCCAAGGAGATCCTGGCCACCAAGATCTGCACCCATTTCAACCGCATCCGGCTCCAGGAAGAGCAGGAACCGGTCGGCAACATTAAGAACAACATCATTCTGATCGGCCCGACCGGCGTGGGGAAGACCTACCTCATCAAGCTCATCGCCAGCAGGATCGGCGTGCCCTTCGTCAAGGGCGACGCTACGCGGTTCAGCGAGACGGGCTACGTGGGCGGGGACGTGGACGAACTGGTCCGCTCGCTGGTCCACGAGGCGGACGGCAACATCAGGCTGGCGGAGTACGGCATCATCTACATCGACGAGATCGACAAGATAGCCTCGTCGGGCAACACCGTCGGGCCCGACGTGTCGCGGACCGGGGTGCAGCGCACGCTCCTCAAGCTGATGGAGGAGACGGACGTGGACCTGCAGGCGCCTCACGACCTGACGTCCCAGATGGAGAACGCCCTCCAGTTCCAGAAGACGGGCAAGGTCGAAAGGAAACGCATCAATACGCGCAACATCCTGTTCATCGTCAGCGGGGCCTTCGCCAACCTGGAAGAGATCATCAAGAAGCGCATGAGCGTGCAGGCGATGGGATTCGAGCAGGGCGACGGCGCGGAAAAACCCGAGGATGGCGAATGGCTTCCGTACGTGACCGCGGAAGACCTGATAGAGTATGGCTTCGAGTCGGAATTCATCGGGCGCCTTCCGGTAACCGCCGTGCTCCACAAGCTCAGCGTCGACGACCTGTTCCAGATCCTGCGGAACCCGAACAGCCCGGTTATCATCGCCAAGAAGCTGGACTTCAAGGCCTATGGCATCGACGTCGACTTCGACGAGGAATCGCTGCGCCTGATCGCGGAACGGGCCCACCGGTCCGGTACGGGCGCCCGCGGCCTCATCGGCGCGATGGAGCGTATCCTGATCAGGTTCGAGAAGAAACTTCCGTCCAGCACGGTGAAGCAGTTGGACGTGACGGCCGCGGTGGTGGAGCACCCGGAGAGAGAACTCGAAAGGATTCTCGCCGAAGCGCCTCCCGAGCCCGTCGCGGAGCTGCGGGTGTACTTCGAGGAACACGACATAGCCCTGACGCTGGACGAAGCCGCATCCGCGGCGCTGGAGAAACTGGCGGAGCAGCATGGCAGGACCCCCGAAGACATGGGGACGGAGCTGTTCAAGGACTACGTCCACGGGTTGAAGCTGATCCAGGCGAAGGAACTGAAGATTACGGAAGAAGCGATCGGGAACCCGGCAGAATACCTGGATCGCCTGATCAAGAAGTTCTACGAAAACCAACCTAAGACGACCTGA